One window of Amaranthus tricolor cultivar Red isolate AtriRed21 chromosome 11, ASM2621246v1, whole genome shotgun sequence genomic DNA carries:
- the LOC130827333 gene encoding vacuolar cation/proton exchanger 3-like — MGSNEEWEVENGMFIDSSDEPRLIKTAHNLSSSSLRKKSDRIMRLNISPPLLLSRVLINLQEVILGTKICFLFVAIPLAIVAQYHSFGRPWIFALSLLGLAPLAERVSFLAEQIAYYTGPTVGGLLNATCGNATELIIAIFTLRQRKIVVLKYSLLGSILSNLLLVLGSSLFIGGLANLSKEQKFNRNQADVNVLLLLLGVLCHALPLLSLYSEETAGTTTPANSILLLSRVSSIVLLVAYFGYLLFQLLTHQQLFDSGEEGDEYRENEKAAIGFWSAFIWLVGMTAVIALLSEFVVDTIEDASISWGIPISFLSTILLPIVGNAAEHASAVIFGYKNKLDIALGVTLGSATQISIFVVPLCVIIAWIMHIKMDLSLSLLETSCFAISVLITAFTLQDGSSHYLKGGVLLLAYMIIAASFLIFPSATDEVNLIGSGLESSVGFSAA; from the exons ATGGGTTCCAATGAGGAATGGGAAGTAGAAAATGGAATGTTCATTGACTCGAGCGATGAGCCAAGACTAATAAAGACAGCACATAATTTATCATCTTCATCTCTTAGGAAAAAGTCTGATCGGATCATGAGATTGAACATCAGCCCTCCTCTGTTGCTCAGTAGAGTACTGATTAATCTTCAAGAGGTTATTCTTGGAACGAAAATTTGTTTTCTCTTTGTGGCCATTCCTCTTGCCATTGTTGCCCAATATCACAGTTTTGGAAGA CCATGGATCTTCGCTTTAAGTTTACTTGGATTAGCACCATTAGCGGAAAGAGTTAGTTTTCTTGCCGA GCAAATCGCATATTATACTGGCCCAACAG TTGGGGGCCTGCTAAATGCTACTTGTGGGAATGCAACCGAACTTATTATAGCTATATTCACACTCCGTCAAAGAAAGATTGTTGTGCTAAAGTACTCTCTTTTGGGATCAATTCTTTCGAACCTTCTTCTCGTTCTCGGTTCTTCGTTGTTTATTGGTGGTTTGGCCAACCTTAGCAAGGAGCAAAAATTTAACCGT AATCAAGCTGATGTAAATGTGCTACTTCTCTTGCTTGGAGTCCTTTGTCATGCACTTCCATTGCTTTCCCTGTATTCCGAGGAGACTGCTGGGACGACAACGCCTGCCAACTCCATACTCTTGCTGTCAAGAGTGAGCAGCATTGTCCTGCTCGTGGCTTATTTCGGGTACCTGTTATTTCAATTGTTGACTCATCAGCAGTTGTTTGATTCAGGCGAG GAAGGGGATGAATATAGGGAAAACGAAAAGGCTGCGATTGGATTTTGGAGTGCTTTTATCTGGTTGGTGGGCATGACGGCTGTGATAGCTTTGCTCTCTGAATTTGTTGTGGACACAATTGAG GATGCTTCCATTTCTTGGGGGATTCCCATTAGCTTTCTTAGCACAATTTTGCTTCCGATAGTAGGGAATGCAGCAGAACATGCAAGCGCTGTCATATTTGGTTACAAGAACAAATTG GACATAGCTCTTGGAGTTACCTTGGGTTCTGCTACccaaatttcaatttttgtt GTTCCGTTATGTGTGATCATTGCATGGATAATGCATATCAAGATGGACCTCAGTCTTAGCCTCTTGGAAACCAGTTGCTTTGCTATCTCAGTACTCATTACCGCCTTCACTTTGCAG GACGGATCATCACACTACCTGAAAGGAGGCGTTCTTCTGCTTGCCTACATGATTATAGCAGCAAGTTTTCTGATATTTCCGTCTGCAACAG ATGAAGTAAATCTCATTGGATCAGGACTTGAATCATCAGTTGGATTTTCCGCggcttaa